A single genomic interval of Anopheles marshallii chromosome 2, idAnoMarsDA_429_01, whole genome shotgun sequence harbors:
- the LOC128708376 gene encoding uncharacterized protein LOC128708376: MNKLDYDVDCLEISDDLISMAEDNTLGDFSHIDDDLQFTVKNDGMLALRLIQVADSLDSPNFITGSPASPYPTLTNSSNDPSQCSFLVFKKNNDNVKQSRSANSVRGVQRNSECNGETNLNRKQQRDDRRRANHNEIERRRRDKINNWIHELNKIIPAEHMNSPSSETQNKQNNGGQGENLSKGGILAKACEYITRLKDTSDKLTECLAEKDQILLENLQLKESINQLLSENKRLQTQLQFALETNVKLES, translated from the exons ATGAATAAGCTCGACTACGATGTAGATTGCTTAGAAATAAG TGACGACCTGATAAGCATGGCCGAGGACAATACTCTTG GTGATTTTTCACATATCGACGATGACCTACAGTTTACAGTTAAAAACGATG GAATGCTCGCACTAAGATTAATACAAGTGGCAGACAGTTTAGATTCACCTAATTTTATCACAGGATCTCCAGCTAGTCCATACCCAACGCTAACAAACTCCAGCAACGATCCCAGTCAAT gcTCCTTTCTAGTGTTTAAGAAAAACAACGACAATGTGAAACAGTCCCGATCCGCCAACAGCGTCCGGGGGGTGCAACGGAACTCGGAGTGCAATGGAGAAACGAACCTAAATCGAAAG CAACAGCGTGACGATCGGCGAAGGGCAAACCACAACGAAATCGAAAGACGGCGGAGGGACAAAATCAACAACTGGATACACGAGCTGAACAAAATTATCCCCGCGGAACATATGAACAGCCCGTCGTCCGAGACGCAGAACAAGCAGAACAACGGCGGACAGGGCGAAAACCTATCGAAGGGCGGCATACTGGCGAAAGCGTGCGAGTACATAACGCGGTTGAAAGACACCAGCGACAAGCTGACCGAGTGCCTTGCCGAAAAGGATCAGATACTGCTGGAGAACCTGCAGCTGAAGGAAAGCATCAACCAGCTGCTGTCGGAGAACAAGCGCCTCCAGACGCAGCTACAGTTTGCGCTCGAAACGAACGTCAAGCTCGAATCGTAG